In Thermococcus camini, a genomic segment contains:
- the priS gene encoding DNA primase catalytic subunit PriS, protein MGELLREMTKEERALYYRREWSAKRLPDFIVRTLENREFGFDHTGEGPSDRKNVFLDVRDLEDYVKTTAPYAIYSSVALYEEPKEMEGWLGAELVFDIDAKDLPLRRCSHLHEHGRVCPICLEDAKELARDTLVVLKEDFGFENVHVIYSGRGYHIRVLDDWALKLDSKAREKVLAYISAAEEITFDDIQSRRIMLSSGYYRVFRLRFGYFVRRVNENHLFNIGLKKGQVEKLLDGKEEIYEGFVRKGLLTAFPQGIGYKTLTRLFSLSSTFSKAYFDGRVTVDVKRILRLPSSLHSKVGLVTTYIGSNERKLERFNPFEDAVPGFRKGEVREAYEEWLEEHGDVL, encoded by the coding sequence ATGGGTGAGCTCCTCAGGGAGATGACGAAGGAGGAGAGGGCGCTCTACTACAGACGGGAATGGAGCGCGAAGAGGCTGCCGGATTTCATCGTCAGAACCCTCGAGAACAGGGAGTTCGGATTCGACCACACCGGTGAGGGGCCGAGCGACAGGAAGAACGTCTTCCTCGACGTCCGCGACCTGGAGGACTACGTGAAGACAACCGCTCCCTACGCAATTTATTCCTCCGTCGCCCTCTACGAGGAGCCCAAGGAGATGGAGGGCTGGCTCGGGGCAGAGCTCGTTTTCGACATAGACGCGAAGGACCTGCCCCTGCGGAGGTGCTCCCACCTCCACGAGCACGGTCGGGTGTGCCCGATATGCCTCGAGGACGCGAAGGAGCTGGCGAGGGACACCCTCGTGGTTCTCAAGGAGGACTTCGGTTTTGAGAACGTCCACGTTATCTATTCCGGCAGGGGTTACCACATCCGCGTTCTGGATGACTGGGCGTTAAAGCTCGACAGCAAGGCCAGGGAAAAGGTTCTGGCCTACATCAGTGCCGCGGAGGAGATAACGTTCGATGATATCCAGAGCAGGAGGATAATGCTTTCCTCGGGCTATTACAGGGTCTTCCGGCTTAGATTCGGGTACTTTGTAAGGAGGGTGAACGAGAACCACCTGTTCAACATAGGCCTAAAAAAGGGCCAGGTTGAGAAGCTCCTGGATGGAAAGGAGGAAATATACGAGGGCTTCGTGCGGAAGGGACTCCTGACCGCGTTCCCTCAGGGGATAGGGTACAAAACCCTGACAAGGCTGTTTTCCCTTTCGAGTACGTTTTCAAAGGCATACTTTGACGGGAGGGTCACAGTTGACGTTAAAAGAATCCTCCGCCTGCCCTCGAGCCTGCACTCAAAGGTTGGACTCGTGACGACCTACATCGGCTCGAATGAAAGAAAGCTCGAAAGGTTCAACCCCTTCGAGGATGCCGTTCCCGGGTTCAGGAAGGGGGAGGTCAGGGAAGCCTACGAGGAATGGCTGGAAGAGCACGGGGATGTACTGTGA